Proteins encoded within one genomic window of Sebaldella sp. S0638:
- a CDS encoding IS3 family transposase — translation MLFEYIEGFYNTRRTQKRLGYLSPKEYLKKIS, via the coding sequence ATATTATTTGAATACATAGAAGGTTTTTATAATACAAGGAGAACACAAAAAAGATTAGGATATTTATCTCCTAAAGAATATTTGAAAAAAATTTCATAA
- a CDS encoding MarR family transcriptional regulator: protein MKKFPDLEKLNILNEKYEIVNPDIMKAFFGFMVTVQKTNGRIESYLSRFKTTTAQISILLILYLNNNEPETPGSLSKKLGLSGPTISNVLKTLSQKKFIKKIKDENDQRISKISITKEGYSFLDDFLPGYYEKYEQLFSNFESEELQSLKLISLKLFHNLDTF, encoded by the coding sequence ATGAAAAAATTTCCTGATTTAGAAAAACTTAATATTTTAAATGAGAAATATGAGATTGTTAATCCGGATATTATGAAAGCATTCTTTGGTTTTATGGTGACAGTGCAGAAAACCAATGGGAGAATCGAAAGTTATTTGAGCCGGTTCAAAACAACAACTGCCCAGATATCTATACTTCTCATTTTATATCTGAATAATAATGAACCTGAAACTCCCGGCAGTCTTTCCAAAAAATTAGGTTTATCAGGCCCTACGATTAGTAATGTCTTGAAAACTTTAAGTCAGAAGAAGTTTATAAAAAAAATAAAAGATGAAAATGACCAGAGAATATCTAAGATATCCATAACTAAAGAAGGTTACTCATTTCTTGATGATTTTCTTCCCGGTTATTATGAAAAATATGAGCAGCTTTTTTCAAATTTTGAAAGTGAGGAGCTGCAAAGTCTGAAATTGATCTCATTAAAGCTTTTTCACAACTTGGATACTTTTTGA
- a CDS encoding PTS sugar transporter subunit IIC: protein MGNNFFSFMEKTLMGPMSKLANQKHLLAVRNGMISTIPLTIVGSFFLILASPPLSPAFLKSIDYANKYGMNFALVFRLSMGIIAVFATYNIAYYLAKSYNLDGVSAGTLALVAFMMTQIPLFLEFTLKNAAEPTKGWVIPMSNLGSAGLFGGIIIAFFAVETLRFFKEHRLVIRMPDGVPEAVGRSFESLFPTIFVVVVVYIISIHFGFDIHKFLYGFFKPLISLVNHPAGVIVIVFLVTLLWACGIHGVAIIGSVARPIWLILLDQNGAALEAGAKVLPNIGAEPFYQWFIWIGGSGCTIGLLILMVFSKSKQLKSLGRIALLPGIFNINEPIIFGTPIMLNPFLIIPFMLAPITTALLSYFAMAANMVSRVSTLAPWTFPGPIGAYLATNGDFRAVILVFINIAISTIIYFPFFKLYEKKLIAEEKINSEVKTAD from the coding sequence ATGGGAAATAATTTTTTTAGTTTCATGGAAAAAACCCTTATGGGGCCTATGTCAAAGCTGGCAAATCAAAAGCACTTATTAGCAGTAAGAAACGGTATGATATCTACTATTCCTCTTACTATAGTGGGAAGTTTCTTTCTGATACTTGCTTCTCCGCCGCTTAGCCCTGCATTTTTAAAATCAATAGACTATGCCAATAAATATGGAATGAACTTTGCACTGGTATTCAGACTGAGTATGGGGATTATAGCTGTTTTTGCTACATATAATATTGCTTATTATCTGGCAAAATCTTATAATCTGGACGGAGTATCAGCAGGAACACTTGCTCTTGTTGCGTTTATGATGACGCAGATACCTTTATTTCTGGAATTCACATTGAAGAATGCCGCAGAACCTACAAAAGGATGGGTAATTCCTATGAGTAATCTTGGTTCGGCCGGATTATTCGGAGGTATTATAATTGCCTTTTTTGCTGTGGAGACACTTCGGTTTTTTAAGGAACACAGGCTTGTAATAAGAATGCCTGACGGAGTGCCGGAAGCAGTGGGAAGATCATTTGAATCATTATTCCCTACTATCTTTGTAGTTGTGGTTGTTTATATTATTTCGATACATTTTGGATTTGATATTCATAAATTTCTTTATGGATTCTTCAAACCGCTTATAAGCCTTGTTAATCACCCTGCAGGAGTTATAGTAATAGTTTTCCTTGTTACTCTTTTATGGGCATGCGGTATTCACGGAGTTGCAATTATAGGTTCCGTTGCAAGACCAATATGGCTTATTCTTCTGGATCAAAACGGAGCAGCTCTTGAAGCAGGTGCGAAAGTTCTGCCTAATATAGGAGCAGAGCCTTTTTATCAGTGGTTTATCTGGATAGGCGGTTCAGGATGTACTATAGGTCTGCTTATTCTTATGGTTTTTTCCAAGTCCAAACAGTTAAAAAGTCTTGGGAGAATTGCTTTGCTTCCGGGAATCTTTAACATAAACGAGCCTATTATATTCGGAACGCCAATTATGTTGAACCCGTTTCTGATTATACCATTTATGCTTGCACCAATAACTACGGCACTTTTGAGTTATTTTGCCATGGCTGCGAATATGGTATCAAGAGTTTCTACTCTTGCGCCGTGGACATTTCCGGGGCCTATAGGTGCTTATCTAGCTACAAACGGAGATTTCAGAGCAGTAATACTGGTATTTATAAATATAGCAATTTCCACAATTATTTATTTTCCTTTTTTCAAACTTTATGAAAAGAAATTAATTGCTGAAGAAAAAATAAATTCAGAAGTAAAAACAGCAGATTAA
- a CDS encoding transporter substrate-binding domain-containing protein, with protein MIKKINLLALIFMLMILTACGKGGSEGGAKKESNEFRVGMECGYAPFNWFQSDDSNGAVKNSSNGYCGGYDVEIAKLIAKELGKDLVIVQTDWDGLLGPALQSGKIDAVIAGMSPTAERKESLDFTSPYYKSDLVVVVAKDGKYANAKTLDDFDGAKITGQLNTLHYTVIDQLKGVKKQTAMENFPAMIVALNSGKIDGYVSERPGAMAAETANPNLKYITFEKGKGFEYSNEEVDVAVGLKKGNTELKEKIDKILAGIPEDQRQKIMEDAIKNQPLGN; from the coding sequence ATGATAAAGAAAATCAATTTACTTGCTCTAATATTTATGCTGATGATATTAACTGCCTGCGGAAAAGGCGGAAGCGAAGGGGGAGCAAAAAAAGAAAGCAATGAATTCAGAGTGGGAATGGAATGCGGTTATGCCCCTTTTAACTGGTTTCAGAGTGATGACAGCAATGGCGCAGTAAAGAATTCAAGTAACGGATACTGCGGCGGATATGATGTGGAAATAGCTAAGCTAATAGCAAAAGAATTAGGAAAAGATCTTGTAATAGTACAGACTGACTGGGACGGACTTCTTGGACCGGCATTACAGTCAGGTAAGATAGATGCGGTAATAGCAGGAATGTCACCTACTGCAGAGCGTAAAGAAAGTCTTGATTTTACTTCACCTTATTATAAGTCTGATCTTGTAGTAGTAGTAGCTAAAGACGGAAAATATGCAAATGCAAAAACACTCGATGATTTTGACGGTGCCAAAATTACAGGACAGCTGAACACACTTCACTATACTGTAATAGACCAGCTGAAAGGCGTAAAGAAACAAACAGCAATGGAAAATTTCCCTGCTATGATAGTAGCTCTTAATTCAGGAAAAATAGACGGTTATGTTTCTGAAAGACCGGGAGCGATGGCAGCAGAAACAGCAAATCCTAATTTGAAATATATTACTTTTGAAAAAGGAAAAGGTTTTGAATATTCAAATGAAGAAGTGGACGTAGCTGTGGGACTGAAAAAAGGAAATACAGAGCTTAAAGAAAAGATAGACAAAATTCTTGCAGGAATTCCTGAAGACCAGCGTCAGAAAATAATGGAAGATGCTATTAAGAATCAGCCGTTGGGAAATTAG
- a CDS encoding amino acid ABC transporter permease, producing MFLAADGTRTFLGWVAFFIEKNGSQFVSGTMTTLYISLTGTIVGFFIGLCVALVREAYIDEKTPAAKKFFTKFFQIIIKIYVAVFRGTPMIVQAMVIYYGLPQLMKINLDPIPAALLIVSINTGSYMAEIIRGGIDSVDKGQLEGAQAIGMSHFQTMKSIIFPQAIRNVLPSIGNEFIINIKDTSVLNVISVTELFFTSKSLAGTYTRYYEVFIITSVIYFFLTFTISMILRFVEKKIDGPKNFEIAETIEKELESNLLEER from the coding sequence ATGTTTTTAGCAGCAGATGGTACCAGGACTTTTTTAGGCTGGGTTGCTTTCTTTATAGAAAAAAACGGCAGTCAGTTCGTAAGCGGAACTATGACTACACTTTATATTTCATTAACAGGGACTATTGTGGGATTTTTTATCGGATTATGTGTAGCTCTTGTAAGAGAAGCATATATTGATGAAAAAACACCTGCAGCGAAGAAATTTTTTACTAAGTTTTTTCAGATTATAATAAAGATATATGTGGCTGTCTTTCGGGGAACACCAATGATAGTACAGGCAATGGTCATATATTACGGGCTTCCGCAGCTTATGAAGATTAATCTAGATCCTATACCTGCAGCATTATTAATAGTATCGATAAATACCGGATCTTATATGGCAGAGATTATCAGAGGCGGAATCGACTCTGTGGACAAAGGTCAGCTGGAAGGCGCACAGGCAATAGGAATGAGCCATTTTCAGACTATGAAATCTATCATATTTCCTCAGGCAATACGTAATGTACTGCCGTCTATAGGAAATGAGTTTATCATAAATATAAAAGATACATCGGTTCTAAACGTTATCAGTGTTACCGAACTCTTTTTTACTTCAAAATCACTTGCCGGGACATACACACGTTATTATGAAGTGTTTATAATAACAAGTGTGATATATTTCTTCCTTACATTTACAATTAGTATGATACTAAGATTCGTAGAGAAGAAAATAGATGGTCCGAAGAACTTTGAAATAGCGGAAACTATTGAAAAAGAGCTTGAGAGCAATTTGTTGGAAGAGAGGTAA
- a CDS encoding amino acid ABC transporter ATP-binding protein yields MGNEIIKIEHLRKDFGSRCVLKDINFTVKPKEVVCIIGSSGSGKSTLLRCINLLERPTSGEILYHDKDITTGKMSLAKLRSKVGMVFQQFNLFNNLSVLENCVIGQMKVLKKSRKTSEKVAMEFLTKVGMEKFINAKPSQISGGQKQRVAIARALAMEPEVLLFDEPTSALDPEMVGEVLKVMKDLAQSGLTMLVVTHEMGFAQEVSDRVVFMDQGVIVEDDKPEVIFNNPQHKRTQEFLSRMLNK; encoded by the coding sequence GTGGGTAATGAAATTATAAAAATAGAACATTTGAGAAAAGATTTCGGAAGCCGTTGTGTCCTGAAAGATATTAACTTTACCGTAAAACCGAAAGAAGTGGTATGTATAATCGGTTCTTCGGGAAGCGGTAAGTCTACACTGCTTCGCTGCATAAATCTTCTTGAGAGACCTACAAGCGGTGAAATTCTTTATCATGATAAAGATATAACAACAGGAAAAATGTCACTTGCTAAATTAAGATCAAAAGTGGGAATGGTTTTTCAGCAGTTTAACCTTTTTAATAACCTTAGTGTTTTGGAAAATTGTGTAATAGGACAAATGAAAGTTTTGAAAAAAAGCAGAAAAACAAGTGAAAAGGTAGCAATGGAGTTCCTTACTAAAGTAGGAATGGAAAAATTCATAAATGCAAAGCCGAGTCAGATATCAGGAGGTCAGAAACAGAGAGTTGCCATAGCAAGAGCATTGGCCATGGAACCGGAAGTTCTTCTGTTTGACGAGCCTACATCGGCACTTGATCCGGAAATGGTCGGGGAAGTTCTGAAAGTAATGAAAGATCTTGCACAAAGCGGACTTACAATGCTTGTGGTGACACATGAAATGGGATTTGCACAGGAAGTTTCAGACCGTGTGGTATTTATGGATCAGGGTGTTATAGTGGAAGACGATAAACCTGAAGTTATATTTAACAATCCTCAGCATAAAAGAACACAGGAATTTTTATCGCGTATGCTGAATAAATAA
- the yihA gene encoding ribosome biogenesis GTP-binding protein YihA/YsxC: MRIKKTDFIKSAVVINDYPESTEIEFAFIGRSNVGKSSLINSLTNRRNLARTSKTPGRTQLINFFDVNEDFYFVDLPGYGFAKVPEAVKKNWGKLISDYLNSDREKIVFLLLDIRRVPSGDDIEMLKWLEHYDINYYIIFTKTDKLSNNQKFKQLKEIKRKLEFNNNDVFFYSALKNTGREELEEFIFDERKKAGKTGLKRTLD; the protein is encoded by the coding sequence ATGAGAATAAAAAAGACGGATTTTATAAAATCAGCAGTTGTGATAAATGATTATCCAGAGTCCACAGAAATAGAGTTTGCATTCATAGGCAGATCCAATGTAGGGAAGTCATCTTTGATTAATTCACTAACAAACAGAAGAAATCTGGCAAGAACCAGTAAAACGCCGGGACGTACCCAGCTTATAAACTTTTTTGACGTAAATGAGGATTTTTACTTTGTGGATCTTCCGGGATACGGGTTCGCGAAAGTTCCAGAAGCTGTGAAGAAAAACTGGGGGAAGTTAATTTCGGATTATCTGAACAGTGACAGGGAGAAAATAGTTTTTCTTCTTTTGGATATAAGAAGAGTACCTTCTGGTGATGACATAGAGATGCTGAAATGGCTGGAGCATTATGATATTAATTATTATATTATATTCACAAAAACAGATAAGCTTTCAAATAACCAGAAATTTAAGCAGCTGAAAGAGATAAAAAGAAAACTGGAATTTAATAATAATGATGTATTTTTCTATTCAGCCCTAAAAAACACAGGGCGTGAAGAACTGGAAGAATTTATTTTTGATGAAAGAAAAAAAGCAGGAAAGACGGGATTGAAGAGGACGTTAGATTAG
- a CDS encoding DUF2207 domain-containing protein: MKKRFFLLLACIFLFVFTTAVSEVRNSDTQNSGTRESSHNYTEEEYERNYQYKEHIKNMAVNIQINKDGTITVNEEIDYFFSSRKHGIYRDIPVFYLGGAKGDISVKMNFITRNGQQEKYKKTYEKGIMRFKVGNAGSYVSGMNKYVLNYTVFDAVTRKGNNIYEIDWNAIGQSWSYDILDGEVNIFFEDNEKIFSKGTDILIYTGVFGAKEMDYRYITEPDLIKISTTKILKSNNGLSFFLNFETDKIHISLLKNLEGFMYRNELLSFSLGFLLLFLLFIPLRLLTLGRKLEADETTYGKVPKELSPMLMSFLKNNEKIENIISVGVFSLISKKHLVLHPEVSDDAYELLDSGEKLTEEERALKSALERQKFGQKDIEIIFEDKINTLLKESDLNLDNEKLEKLKKTLENEGKNRKINKFSNIPEEYFYNFQNNLKRMLREKKTAMIKKDNSAIIFLIFITGLIGFSSYKIGYMLTKDIGGGIGIGVNIAIWTMVGLTMYVLGDPPKRIWIWGVAIGVLMFIATQNVFILVIWCIFGYLYNKYVNLKRRYTEYGTGINYEMEYIESEINNYKSDVKDIFSSEEMNRYIGKIYPYMAAADMTYSMEKLADVIKENNYVSYDEVNNNFRNTYRHNTVKSYVLRSYNSSVNHHSATSDSGGGSSSHSSGGSSGGGHGGGGGGSW, translated from the coding sequence ATGAAGAAAAGATTCTTTTTACTATTAGCATGTATATTTCTTTTTGTATTTACAACGGCAGTTTCGGAAGTTCGTAATTCAGATACACAAAACAGCGGGACAAGAGAGAGTTCGCATAATTATACAGAAGAAGAATATGAGAGAAATTATCAATACAAAGAACATATAAAGAATATGGCCGTAAATATTCAGATTAATAAAGACGGTACTATTACAGTAAACGAAGAAATAGATTATTTTTTCTCATCGAGAAAGCACGGGATTTACAGAGATATACCCGTTTTCTATCTAGGAGGAGCAAAAGGAGATATTTCTGTAAAAATGAATTTTATAACAAGAAATGGTCAGCAGGAAAAATATAAAAAGACATATGAAAAAGGTATTATGAGATTCAAAGTGGGTAATGCCGGATCATATGTTTCGGGCATGAATAAATATGTATTGAATTATACCGTATTTGACGCTGTAACCCGAAAAGGGAATAATATATATGAGATAGACTGGAATGCAATAGGGCAGAGCTGGTCTTATGATATATTAGACGGCGAGGTAAATATTTTTTTTGAAGATAATGAAAAAATATTTTCTAAAGGAACAGATATCCTGATATATACAGGTGTTTTTGGCGCAAAAGAAATGGATTACCGTTATATAACGGAACCTGATCTTATAAAAATATCAACAACGAAAATATTGAAAAGTAATAACGGTCTCTCGTTTTTTTTGAACTTTGAGACAGATAAAATTCATATAAGTCTTTTGAAAAATTTAGAGGGCTTTATGTATAGAAATGAGCTTTTATCTTTTTCACTGGGATTTTTATTGCTGTTTCTGCTGTTTATACCTCTGAGGCTTCTGACTCTGGGGAGAAAGCTTGAAGCAGATGAAACTACATATGGAAAAGTACCAAAGGAACTTTCGCCAATGCTTATGTCATTTTTGAAAAATAATGAAAAAATTGAAAATATAATAAGTGTAGGAGTTTTTTCATTAATATCAAAAAAACACCTTGTACTGCATCCGGAAGTAAGTGATGATGCATATGAGCTGCTTGATTCAGGAGAAAAGCTTACAGAAGAAGAACGGGCTTTGAAAAGTGCATTGGAAAGACAGAAATTTGGTCAGAAAGATATAGAAATCATATTTGAGGATAAAATAAATACTCTTTTGAAAGAGAGCGACCTTAACCTTGATAATGAAAAACTGGAAAAACTGAAAAAAACACTGGAAAATGAGGGGAAAAACAGAAAAATAAATAAATTTTCAAATATTCCTGAAGAATATTTCTATAATTTTCAGAATAATCTTAAAAGAATGCTGAGAGAGAAAAAAACAGCAATGATAAAAAAAGATAATTCCGCTATTATTTTCCTGATATTTATAACTGGTCTTATAGGATTTTCTTCATATAAAATAGGGTATATGTTAACAAAAGATATAGGCGGAGGAATTGGAATAGGTGTAAATATTGCCATATGGACAATGGTAGGTTTGACAATGTACGTTCTCGGAGATCCGCCAAAAAGAATCTGGATATGGGGTGTAGCGATAGGAGTATTAATGTTTATTGCTACTCAGAATGTATTTATCCTTGTAATATGGTGTATATTCGGGTATTTATATAATAAATATGTAAATCTGAAACGCCGTTATACCGAATACGGAACTGGTATAAATTATGAGATGGAGTATATAGAGTCTGAGATAAATAATTATAAATCAGATGTAAAGGATATTTTCAGCTCAGAAGAAATGAACAGATATATAGGTAAAATATATCCTTATATGGCAGCAGCAGATATGACGTACAGTATGGAAAAACTAGCTGATGTAATAAAAGAAAATAATTATGTATCATATGATGAAGTCAATAATAATTTTAGAAATACATACAGACATAATACTGTAAAGAGTTATGTATTAAGATCATATAACAGTTCTGTAAACCATCATTCAGCTACTTCTGACAGCGGAGGCGGAAGCAGCAGTCATTCTTCCGGAGGTTCTTCAGGCGGCGGTCACGGCGGCGGGGGTGGCGGAAGTTGGTAA
- a CDS encoding DUF2207 domain-containing protein produces MVKKNGFYQFFAKNMIFISFFMFISAFIVGETDISKEITGYYEVINDYNVDISIMDNGSLFIKEEIEYYISSTDKHGIYRNIPLKQKNRNAFGKKILINEEAILRNEKSEDYEVNRKYNEIVFKIGSKDKYLKPGIHKYEINYIVENAVSNNRKKAELYYNVIGQEWNMDILQAKVKIHYEDNRNFLAEETETLKIFTGKNGERGNNFIYKINQDNIEINTQKKLKKGEGITVRMDLIPENVKMSLLDKSKLFFNLNWEFSVLGIMFLLLSCYTLIVRLIIGKINKYSNCEEVRSPPNDMSSMMISYITKNQKFDKIFTTGILMLFSKGYLSLKYDDENKMIYSMESSEEFLNKEEIILKNLLADEQDGQIENISSIDREKLYETYKRIKEILKTEYKKIYNPHIYYISFPISIYIFTAKTMLQPNLMPDIFIAVIAGPLLVLVLKNITFEGFEKSLGVVIFVAIVVIFAYPEILFLMIMLVLLGVYLRFFMPYIERYSEYGKKIMEKTAGFKKYIKRRNEDTINTFGDTGSHEKEAIQEFPYVLSFGLEENYIDIMKKNNDERNAISKAVSILGVYYAVYSVSRALSKSYFSMNSKKIIDNFVNSTFSDDSGGSSGGGHGGGGGGSW; encoded by the coding sequence TTGGTAAAGAAGAATGGATTTTACCAGTTTTTTGCTAAAAATATGATATTTATAAGTTTTTTCATGTTTATTTCTGCGTTTATTGTCGGTGAAACTGATATTTCCAAAGAGATAACGGGATATTATGAAGTAATAAATGATTATAATGTAGATATTTCCATTATGGATAACGGTTCACTTTTTATAAAAGAAGAAATAGAGTACTATATTTCCAGCACTGATAAACACGGGATTTATAGAAATATTCCGCTCAAGCAGAAAAATAGAAATGCTTTTGGAAAAAAGATACTTATAAATGAAGAAGCTATTTTGCGTAATGAGAAATCCGAAGATTATGAAGTAAACAGAAAGTATAATGAGATTGTATTTAAGATAGGGTCAAAAGATAAATATCTGAAACCGGGAATTCATAAATATGAAATAAATTATATAGTAGAAAATGCAGTGAGTAATAACAGAAAAAAAGCAGAACTTTATTATAATGTTATTGGTCAAGAATGGAACATGGATATATTACAGGCAAAGGTAAAAATCCATTATGAAGATAACAGAAATTTTCTTGCTGAAGAAACAGAAACATTAAAAATTTTCACAGGGAAAAATGGTGAAAGAGGTAATAATTTTATTTATAAAATAAATCAGGATAATATAGAGATAAATACACAGAAAAAGCTGAAAAAAGGTGAAGGTATCACAGTCAGAATGGATTTGATACCTGAAAATGTAAAAATGTCACTATTAGACAAATCAAAGCTTTTTTTCAATTTGAACTGGGAATTTTCTGTTCTGGGAATAATGTTTTTGCTATTGAGCTGTTATACCTTGATTGTAAGGCTGATAATCGGCAAGATAAACAAATATTCAAACTGTGAAGAAGTCAGGAGTCCGCCGAATGACATGTCTTCTATGATGATATCTTATATAACCAAGAATCAGAAATTTGATAAAATTTTTACTACAGGAATATTAATGCTGTTTTCCAAAGGATATTTGTCTTTGAAATATGATGATGAAAACAAAATGATATATTCAATGGAATCATCGGAAGAATTCCTAAATAAAGAGGAAATCATACTGAAAAATCTTCTTGCAGATGAGCAAGACGGGCAAATAGAAAACATAAGCAGTATAGACAGAGAAAAATTATATGAGACATATAAAAGGATAAAAGAAATACTAAAAACAGAATATAAAAAAATTTATAACCCGCATATATATTATATTTCATTTCCGATATCAATATACATATTTACAGCCAAGACGATGCTCCAGCCTAATCTGATGCCGGATATATTTATAGCAGTGATAGCAGGCCCGCTTTTAGTATTAGTGTTAAAGAATATTACTTTTGAGGGCTTTGAAAAATCATTGGGAGTTGTAATATTTGTAGCAATAGTAGTTATATTTGCTTATCCTGAAATTCTGTTTTTAATGATAATGCTTGTATTATTAGGAGTATATTTGCGTTTTTTTATGCCTTATATTGAAAGGTACAGCGAGTATGGCAAAAAAATAATGGAGAAAACAGCTGGATTCAAAAAATATATAAAAAGAAGAAATGAAGATACAATAAATACCTTTGGGGATACAGGTTCCCATGAAAAGGAAGCGATACAAGAATTTCCTTATGTTTTGTCATTCGGGCTTGAGGAAAATTATATTGATATTATGAAAAAAAACAATGACGAGAGAAATGCAATCTCTAAAGCTGTGTCGATTTTAGGGGTTTACTATGCTGTATACTCTGTAAGCAGAGCTTTATCAAAAAGTTATTTTTCAATGAACAGCAAAAAGATAATAGATAATTTTGTAAACAGCACTTTTTCAGATGACAGCGGCGGAAGCAGCGGAGGCGGCCACGGCGGCGGGGGTGGCGGAAGTTGGTAA
- a CDS encoding bifunctional precorrin-2 dehydrogenase/sirohydrochlorin ferrochelatase encodes MFFPVCIDIENKKCLVVGGGKIAYKKIKTLSRYNPDITVIAEEIKEEKIKEIENINIIEKRFSGENLKEYMLVVAATDNKELNEKIAEFCINNNILVNNITSKENMNARFGAILENEDYQILVSSHGKNCKNSKNLRDKIKNIIK; translated from the coding sequence ATGTTTTTTCCTGTATGTATAGATATTGAAAATAAAAAATGTCTTGTGGTAGGCGGCGGAAAAATAGCCTATAAAAAAATAAAAACCCTGTCCAGATATAATCCGGATATAACAGTTATAGCTGAGGAAATAAAAGAAGAAAAAATAAAAGAAATAGAGAATATAAATATAATAGAGAAAAGATTCTCCGGTGAGAATCTGAAAGAATACATGCTTGTGGTAGCAGCAACGGATAATAAAGAGTTAAATGAAAAAATAGCTGAATTCTGTATTAATAATAATATCCTTGTAAATAATATAACTTCCAAGGAGAATATGAATGCACGTTTTGGTGCGATACTGGAAAACGAAGACTATCAGATACTGGTTTCCAGCCACGGTAAAAACTGTAAAAATTCTAAAAATCTAAGAGATAAAATTAAAAATATAATAAAATAA
- a CDS encoding YafY family protein, with amino-acid sequence MKTDRILNILYYLNRYKKVSAKRLAEEFEVSQRTIYRDLDILESMGIPIERKMGFEGGISIIENFKLENINFSKSELTRIISILNNYYYKDSKTKLLIEKFKNIISDKEMEEQRKLDYFKIEEGYLMHKREKENITSLKKAIENKNIIDVKYISGENVISQRKLEPYIILIKGNSVYLFANCLLREELRVFRVSRILEIEITNGKFTENPEITEKIYSQKEFFNDCMNDEVILKYKKNFFEIAKFFLNNYKVLDIKEWEKKYNNVYEKEHIIIKLNWRIDKWFLEFILSLGDNVEVLEPEELRSEIMERVKNMYMMYMREDK; translated from the coding sequence ATGAAGACAGACAGGATCTTGAACATACTATATTATTTGAATAGATATAAGAAAGTGAGCGCTAAAAGACTTGCCGAAGAATTCGAGGTATCACAGAGGACAATATATCGTGATCTTGATATACTGGAAAGCATGGGAATACCAATTGAAAGAAAAATGGGATTTGAAGGCGGAATAAGTATTATAGAGAATTTTAAGCTGGAAAATATAAATTTTTCAAAATCAGAACTCACAAGAATAATATCAATATTAAATAATTACTATTATAAAGACAGTAAAACCAAGCTTCTTATAGAAAAATTCAAAAATATAATTTCTGATAAAGAGATGGAAGAACAGAGAAAGCTGGATTATTTTAAAATAGAAGAAGGCTATCTTATGCATAAAAGAGAAAAGGAAAATATAACATCTCTAAAGAAAGCCATTGAAAATAAAAATATAATAGATGTAAAGTATATAAGCGGTGAAAATGTAATAAGCCAGAGAAAGCTGGAACCTTATATTATCTTAATTAAAGGCAACTCGGTATATTTATTTGCCAATTGTCTTCTCAGAGAGGAACTGAGAGTATTTCGGGTATCAAGAATACTGGAAATAGAAATTACAAATGGGAAATTTACTGAAAATCCGGAAATTACAGAAAAAATATATTCTCAAAAGGAATTTTTTAATGACTGTATGAATGATGAAGTAATACTAAAGTATAAAAAGAATTTTTTTGAAATAGCCAAGTTTTTTCTGAATAATTACAAAGTGCTGGATATCAAAGAATGGGAAAAGAAATATAATAATGTATACGAAAAGGAACATATTATTATAAAATTAAACTGGAGAATAGACAAATGGTTTCTGGAATTTATACTGAGTCTGGGCGATAATGTAGAAGTATTGGAACCGGAAGAACTGCGGAGCGAAATCATGGAGAGAGTAAAAAATATGTATATGATGTACATGAGAGAGGATAAATAA